The sequence below is a genomic window from Cicer arietinum cultivar CDC Frontier isolate Library 1 chromosome 6, Cicar.CDCFrontier_v2.0, whole genome shotgun sequence.
TTTAAAATCGATGTAATTTACCCGTTAACTCGTAAATTGACCCGGCCCAACCGTTTGTACATATTTTTCTGTGGGTAATTTGATTTTCGACCCGGCCCAACCGTTTGTACATATTTTTCTGTGGGTAATTTGATTTTCGAGAGAGATCTTGTCCCCCCTAATTTAAGCTTACCGTCTATTTAAATAgttgtgaataatattttgacttGATTTCTCAGTTTGttcttcatttattattttatattaaaaaatagtgatgtgatataatttaaattatattacttAAATAAGATAATGTGAAATGATCAAATACTTTTTATATtgcaagaaaatattaaaaaactacattttcaacttcaaacattatttatttttgtaatttaattaaagacaTGTAAATAGTTAATTCATATAGAAGATTATACATCATAAGTTCCTATGTTGCATCATAATAAGCATGCCTACCAACATGGTTGCTGGAAAATTGCGTAGAGATTTTCAAACTCTCTTGATAAAAAAGTATCTTAAAGACgtcaatatcaattttaataattgtttgaaGCTTTACGAAAATTTGATATCGTTTGACGAGTGGAAAACTTTTGTAGAAAAACGAAAAGGTGAAGCTTTTCAAGtaagattatttttttacacaAGTGTgtcttataatatatttattcatactaTAGTTTGACATGATTGATACTTATTTATTGAGAATTTAAGCAATACAACTCGTGAGAGAGCGTCGAAATCCTTATATACATACAAAAAGTCACATATAAGCTCCACACGTTTGgagaaaaaatagtaaatatagtaagtatatatatatagcaatagaatctaatttttatgattatttgtttaattgtttAGATAAAAGAGATGAGATCTAACCAAACATCTATTGGTACTCATATATTGTGGAAAAATGCTTGTAAAAATAAGGATGAAATAGTCGATAACGAAGATGTTCAACAAGTATATGAACAATGTGTAAGTGTATAATAACATTAGCTATAacactaattatttatttgtttgttaatGTCTTGTGAAAGTGTTAGtgataaatttatctttttggtgttaatatatgttaattaagagACTTTATCTTAAGGAGAGACACAACACACCAATTGTAAGGACATATTTAGTAAAAGTAAAGTATTAAATGTTCATGAGTATTTTGATTATGTGAAGGGTAAGGAGTTTGAAGTCAATCCAAAACACTATTATCAAGgatacaaacaaaaaatcaaatctTACTTGCGAAGGAATGATAGTGAAAGAAAATTATTAGGAAGTTGTCCATAAAATATGCATACCTTTAGCGACAAAGTTACTTCCAATCCTACTGTTTTCGAATAACTTttccgaggtaattaattattgaattaaaatacaacattttatttaattaattgatgtaTCTGCTAATTAAAAAGTTCATTAAATGCTTTATATTGATTTATGATATCTCGTCTTGTGTATTCCACTTGTCATCTTCTACTTATCGCGTGATAGATAAGGAAAATGTGTACAATATTTTATAGACATTCTACGATAAACCGTTCTTTGGGTGAGAGTCTCAATTGATATTGTTTTAGAGTTGGATGTCCCATTCCGTATACCTAATGAAGTTGGGATGCAATTGTCCATACTTTAGTTACGATTACAATTACTATCAATATATAGTgttattttactttcattttgtCTTGAGATTTCTAACTGTTTTAGACACTTTATACAATCTAAAGTAAATGGTAATGATGTTAAGGTGAACGAGTCAATTACGTCAAAAAAGTTGGTATACtgatatatatcataaaaaagaATGTTATAGACATTAGTTAATGTTTTACTATTTAAGCATTAGTTAATCATTAACTAACTTAATTTcacaatattttagatttaaacaCAAAAACTGCAATAAATTAGACAAAATcttgtgattttgattattGCAATTTGCTGATTGCAACACCAAAGCAAAATCTTGCAAAATAAAGACTTCAAAATGTTGGatgttttgattaaaataatttatgtgcTTCTATGCGTATAGCCAATAAAATGTTGGatgttttgattaaaataatttattatttcacaacgcttataaaaaaaaaaaacgttgttaTTGGCTGACCTGTTACAACACTATAAAATAATGTATTGGAAAATGTTGTTAAGATTGGCTGACCTGTTACAACACTATAGATTACAACACTATAGATTACATTAGATAATGCTTACATTTAAAAAGTACTATTATAAGTTGACATTTTACACTGCTTTATAAGAGGAAGTGCCGATATAGGTTACATTAATTAAACAACTATTATATctaaaatatattgttatagGTTACATTAAATaacattgttttttaaaaacaattaattgtCTATGTCTTTAATAGCACTGAAACCAACAAATCtctaacaaatatatataaatgagtaTTCTTAAAATAACCACACAACTATTAGAGGAGAAAGATATTAAAAAAGTGATATGATAAATATAATGTATTAATGATATAGTGGAAAAAAAGTGATATAATAAATGTGATGTATAAGTGATACAAGGGAAAAAATAgatatatagaaaaaataaaactcaataaaattagcggtaaaaatattataaaaataataacatgcaatgtatataataataaccaCAAGCAACGTCCCATAACTCAAATCAATATTGTCTAATTTACAACAATGCCACCGTATTCTCATTTCCTTCTTCAATCGATCAATctgtcaataaaaaaaaacagttatTAACTAACTAACTACCACATTCTCTccattttctttcttctctcttACTCAAATGGCACGAGTGAACCTGGACGGAAACCCAATCCCGCCGGTATCAATATGCATGATCGGCGGCGGTGGATTCATCGGATCACACCTCTGCGAAAAGCTAATGTCCGAAACTTCTCACAAAGCCATAGTTATTGATGTATCTTCCGACAAAATCAATCACCTCCTTCATAACTCTCTTCCTTGGGCTAACCGTATCGAGTTCCATCACATGAATATCAAGAACGATTCGCGCCTTGAAACTCTCATCAAAACCTGCGatcttgtatatatattttttctttttttctttcttctttaaTTTATAACCATGATGTATGAATACTAACACACAACAACACTCCtaatgatttgataaaataaattaattgaatataatcaaTGTGTGAGTTTAATATTTGACACCTGTACCGTGGCATGTCTTTGATAAGAAGTGTAGGTTGATGATgagattttttataattttatggttcaatttttatttaattattttaaaaatttggttgattttttttttttttttttttgtagactATCAATCTTGCTGCGATTTGCACTCCCGCGGATTATAATACACGGCCTTTGGACACTATTTTCAGTAATTTCATTGATGCCATTCCGGTggtgagttttttatttttaagtaatttgaTTGAGGATATTTGAATATGCTTTGTTTTTGGGTGCAAAATTTGTGTATGCTTTTTCATTTTACGTTTTTATGAGTTGTAGTTGTTTGTGTGATGATGCAGATTAAATTTTGCACTGAGAATAACAAGCGTTTGATTCATTTTTCCACTTGTGAGGTGTTTGGGAAAACTATAGGTAGCTTTCTGCCTGAGGAATATCGAAAGGTACAGCAATTTCATGTAGTTGGACGGTTAGTTTTCAAATCTAATCATTTGGttgtatttgaattattttcttcttttatgtcaatttaatatatttttataattaattaaaaactattataatttacaaatgtAATGTAACATGTAACAGTGAAATCTATAACGTCTTAGTTTTACTATTTCCTTTACTGTATATAGTGAAGAGCAAGAAACAAtgtaagaataatttaatttgtgattttttaaatCACTAATATGTTGGTGGTTGAACTAACGTATGTTGAATACTAAACATACCTTTGATTAGAAGTGTTGGTACTACGTTGATCAAACTTcaggttttttttatttatttgtctaCTTCAAACAAATTTGAATCATGCAGGACCCCCAATATTACGTGCTCAAAGAAGATGTTAGTCCTTGTATTTTTGGTCCTGTTGAGAAACAAAGATGGTCTTATGCATGTGCAAAGCAAATGACAGATAGGCTAATTTATGGTAAACAAGGagttgtatttttcttttgattatgATAGTTATGattatattttcttcttcttcttcttcttaacTTACTTTTCAGAATTAATTAATCTATAGCTGAGCATGCGGAGAATGGCCTAAAGTTCACTATTGTGAGACCTTATAACTGGATTGGGCCTAGAATGGACTTCATTCCTGGTGTGGATGGCCCAAGTGATGGTGTCCCCAGAGTTTTAGCTTGTTTCAGTAATGTAACATCAGCTAGCTGATTCTGTTTCTTGTTCATGTCTTCATGTTATTGATATATATACTCCGCTGTTTTTCTCAAAGCTTCTTGTTTCAGAATCTCCTGCGGGGCGAGCCGCTCAAACTCGTTGATAGTGGACACTCCCAGAGAACTTTTCTCTATATCAACGATGCAATTGAAGCTGTTATGTTAATGATTGTAAGTTAAAGAGGTGAATTCTTTGGAgtatttattttgattcttaAATGTGTGAAGCGGTGTCTATATTATCAAAACTTCAAAAACATCCTCCAAGTATgtcttttattaataatttatggaCCAAACTGACTAACAGAAGACACATTCAAAAACCAAACTAACTAACAAAAGATGTATCTAAAGATTAAACTAATTAACAAATGAAAcatccaataatatttttataattttgatacattcaaGAACTATAGAGACACCACTTGACATATTCAAGGACACAAATGGCTGTTTGATGAATTCTTGGTTTTTATGATGCTATCATGTCAAATGTAGGATAACCCTGACAGGGCAAATGGACACATCTTTAATGTGGGAAACCCAGATAATGAAGTATCTGTGAAGGAACTAGCTGAGCTTATGATACAGGTAGCTTTTAAATTAGTCTTTAGATAGGTTCATGCCTTTGATTTTCGAGAAAATTAAACAGctttggttcattttgttttttcatcAAGGTATATGCCAAAGTGGCTGATGTACCTGCCTCTAGTTTATCAACTCTGGATGTGAGTTCAGAGGAATTCTATGGTAAAGGCTATGACGACAGCGATAGGCGCATCCCAGACATGACAATTATCACAAGGCAGCTTGGTATTCTGACATTAAATCTTTTGAATCTATAATATTGTTCTGCAGAATTTCAGCATTCTTCTTAACGTGTATTCTTCTGTTGTTAGGTTGGAAGCCAAGTACATCTCTTGATGAACTGTTGGATTCTACTCTCCAATATCAACATCAGACATATTCTCATGCTATCAAGACAGAACTATCAAAACCTTCAACTTGACTAACTGCAACAAGTTGAATTGAAGATTTAGTTTActtcttatttttatgtaaacaTGTCACTGCCATGAATGAGAGGCAATCTGATAAATGTATATGATGCACTAATTGTGAAGTCTAGATCACAAGTCTAGTGTAGTATATCTATAGTCATATATCTTCTGCTAATTCTTCTTGTAACTCTAGCTTTTTTATGCAAATCCTTCCCTTTTTTGTCTTTTGGAGTATAGCACTTGATTTCTTTTAAATCAACCTAATTTGTGAGAAGTTTAAATTATATTCCAAACTCTTTAACAGATTAAATTATACTTCCGACCCttaactttaatatattttagcacaaatgaaccaacaacaaaaaaagtgtACAAGCCAAACTAAAATAATCgtttaaattatttcatttacaACGGAAATTTTAAGATGTTACATTATTCTTATGAGAAAATCTAGCATATATTTGAGCATAAATTTAGACACACATCTAAAAagtatagaaaataaaaaaaattaaataatatgtctttttaaaataaataaattatatgtatttttgtgtttgtGCTCAAATGATGTGCCCAGCCAAGTATTTTCCTTACATCTGCATATCAGCATATGCATGCATGGAAAAACGCAATTTTAGTGTGCAGGGTTTTCTCAGTAGTaatcaatgaaaatttcaaaccaAACTTAATATGGATGTACGCCTAAAAGCTTGTGATGCTTCATAATATCAAGCTAAATCCAAggtaaaacaaaatattaaagaaagaaaagttACAACCAATGAAAGACtgattacaagtgatgtttgtCTTCGGGTTATGACAGAAATGATGCagcaaaaactaaattaaacaaCATCTTAAGAATCTATGCAACACCAACTATGTAAGCATTCCATGAATCTTGTTGCTGAAAACTTGTTGTCTCTTCATATTTTACATCCTTTGCTACACCAAACCCCTCAGTTCTTGTAATTTCTGAGCTGTCTGGCATCGCTCGAACCCAAAAGTGAACAGACTGAAATCCAGCCTCTTCTAAGCAATCCCTGATCTCAGGCAATGTCCACCTgaataacaaacacattataagATTAGAAActacaaaaaatacaaaatataacaaGAATACAATAAAAGTTTGAGCTATTGGAAAATATCCGTATATGATTTGAAGGGTAACAATAAAAAGCAACTTACAGCCGCCAGCTGTATGAAAATGCATGGCGAAGTTTTCTCTGTTCCTttttcaaatgaaaatgaaggctAATCCTTGTTTTCCGTTGAATAATATCGAATTCAGCTTGCTCCCATACATACTGCAGATTTTGATCACAATGTTCAGATCATAAAACCATTATCCAGGAAAATATTCAGTCACAGCAATCCCATATTGGTTATTATTTAATAACTTCAATGTTTGATAATCATAGAAATTCACATCAAGAACCTTATACCGTAAAATTAGGAAATCTTCTCTGAAGCCTCAACTTGTTCTCTGAAGATGTACCTCCATATAAATCCATTACGAAAATTCCACCTTTCTTTGACAAGGCATCACGAGCATGCTTGAAATAAGAAACCAGATCAACTCGTTTATGTAGGCAACAACAGCTGTAGTTAAAAGCACACACAATATCTCTTCCATTCAGAGGAAAGTTTTTCTTAGTTAACTCGTCGTCTTGAGCCGCAGAGTTTGTTGGAATGTCAGACTCAAGCACATCATCATTCTGGATGTTCTCTGTATTCTGCGACAGTGAAATGTTCCTTACGAGCTCCTCAGGAACCATTTCCACTAGTTTAGACTGCAGAGGTTGTAGGACATTCCCATGAAACAGAGATATTCTAGAGAACCCATCAGCCCCAATTTTAGGTATATTATTTTCCAGGCACCAATTAAGTGCCTCGAGATCCAAATCTAATCCTAAAGCTGTCTTTCTTGGATCACTACGGAGCCATTCTGTACTGCCAAACGTAAATCAATGCAAGATAAGTAGATCAGGGCCGACGTAAAATATCAACAGATATCAGAAAAAAAGGATCAAGTGACACTAATTTAATGCTTTGAGACATACAAGAATCAGCAATAAAAAGTTTAGAAATGAAACATCATGAAGAATTAAATATAGACTCCATCCAGGATATAAAGCAACcatgtaatttaaaatcaaatcagATTTTACATGCACATAAATAATGAAAGAGCATAACCCACACATAATCATAACAATAATCGCAAGTGATCaaaaccaataataatttgTCAGTAATATTGGTGAGAGTGAACTATTTCGTTAAGCACATTTTAACATTTAGAAGACAAGACGGCGTCAAATCTTCAACTTATCCAAGGAGATCACAATTTTATGTCAAAAAGGGGTGAGATAAGATAAGCAAACCTTCAAATGGAATGCACTATTAATGATGATAACAACAAGAGCCTATTTGGATCAATTGAGCTTATCTATTGGCATAAGCACTTGTGAAACTGTTTGAGAGAGCTTACGGAAACAATTAATGACATGTCGATAGattgttttcagcttattttttataagttttccatgatagcttatgaaaacaacttatagctAATACGAAAACAgtttaactttaatttatcttttgttatagaaataacaTATGCATAAACACTTATATGATAAAAGATTACTCTATAAGTGCTTAGTTAAGTTGTTTAACCTAATAGATGtcagaaacaagaatagaatgaGAGAATATACCTAAGGAGCGCAGTGCCACAAAAATCTTCTTGAAGATGAAGAGGCATCCTTCCACCCACATACGTGAGAAAGAACTTTTGCAAATAACTAATGTCACCTTTGGGAGACTGcaataacaaaaaagaaaaaacatgaaTCACAAAAGTCTCTGTGAAAACAGCTTCCGAC
It includes:
- the LOC101512560 gene encoding UDP-D-apiose/UDP-D-xylose synthase 2, producing the protein MARVNLDGNPIPPVSICMIGGGGFIGSHLCEKLMSETSHKAIVIDVSSDKINHLLHNSLPWANRIEFHHMNIKNDSRLETLIKTCDLTINLAAICTPADYNTRPLDTIFSNFIDAIPVIKFCTENNKRLIHFSTCEVFGKTIGSFLPEEYRKDPQYYVLKEDVSPCIFGPVEKQRWSYACAKQMTDRLIYAEHAENGLKFTIVRPYNWIGPRMDFIPGVDGPSDGVPRVLACFSNNLLRGEPLKLVDSGHSQRTFLYINDAIEAVMLMIDNPDRANGHIFNVGNPDNEVSVKELAELMIQVYAKVADVPASSLSTLDVSSEEFYGKGYDDSDRRIPDMTIITRQLGWKPSTSLDELLDSTLQYQHQTYSHAIKTELSKPST
- the LOC101512233 gene encoding uncharacterized protein is translated as MGKRDKQKQKHDRSQRGRDYYLQDNEDYTTQPFSSSSSSTSTLLSPSQNDIEEEIEEPSDDADNNNEEEEKDENHQHRSHDMPSKFLLYQQSVQSPKGDISYLQKFFLTYVGGRMPLHLQEDFCGTALLSTEWLRSDPRKTALGLDLDLEALNWCLENNIPKIGADGFSRISLFHGNVLQPLQSKLVEMVPEELVRNISLSQNTENIQNDDVLESDIPTNSAAQDDELTKKNFPLNGRDIVCAFNYSCCCLHKRVDLVSYFKHARDALSKKGGIFVMDLYGGTSSENKLRLQRRFPNFTYVWEQAEFDIIQRKTRISLHFHLKKEQRKLRHAFSYSWRLWTLPEIRDCLEEAGFQSVHFWVRAMPDSSEITRTEGFGVAKDVKYEETTSFQQQDSWNAYIVGVA